Below is a window of Thermodesulfobacteriota bacterium DNA.
TCGCTATGTACCTTGCCATGTAGGACGCGCTCCGGTCCACCTTGGAGGGGTCCTTGCCGGAAAACGCCCCGCCTCCGTGGCTCCCGTGGCCGCCGTAGGTGTCCACGATAATCTTCCGGCCGGTAAGGCCGCAGTCGCCGTGGGGGCCGCCCACCACGAACTTGCCCGTCGGGTTTACGTGATATACGGTCTCGGGGGTCAGCAAGCCGGGGGCCACCGCCTTCTTTACGACCTCCTCTATTATGCCCTCTCTGAGTGTATCGTCCGACACGTCCGGGGAGTGCTGGCTGGAGACGACCACCGTATCCACGCCTACCGGCCTGCCGTCGCGGTACCGTACCGTGACCTGACTCTTGCCGTCCGGTCTCAGAAAGTCGAGCGTCCCCCTCTTCCTCGCCTCGGCAAGCCCCATGGTTATCCTGTGGGCCAGCACTATGGGGAGCGGCATGAACTCCGGGGTATGGTCGCAGGCATAGCCGAACATAAGCCCCTGGTCTCCGGCGCCCTGCTCCTTCTTCTCTCCGGCGTCCACGCCCATGGCTATGTCCGGGGACTGCCTGTCCAGGGCTACCAGGACCGCGCAGGTGCGCCAGTCGAAGCCCATGTCCGAGCCGGTATAGCCGATACCCTTTATGGTCTCCCTGACCACGTCCTGGTAGTCTACTACGGCGTTTGTGGTTATCTCCCCGGCCACCATCGCGAGCCCCGTGGTGACAAGCGTCTCACACGCGACTCTGCTCTTCGGGTCATCCGTCAAGAGGGCGTCCAGTATGGCGTCCGAGATCTGGTCCGACACCTTGTCCGGATGCCCCTCGGTAACCGATTCAGATGTAAACAGGTATTCGCGCATCTCCACAGTCTCCTTATCTCTTTGTTTTGTGCATAGAACTTCTGATTATCAAACCTTTTCGGCGAATTGTCAATTTATTTCCGATTTCCACCTTCCCTCCCCGAAAAGTTCCCTCGAAACCATAAGCGGCCGGAGCGGCTTTAGCCGGAGGGGGGGGAGAGGGGGAGAGGGGACGGACGGGCGATGGACCGGCGGGGTCAGTTCGAGAACTCCTCCCTGTAGAACTCCGAAAGCCTGGCGCTCACGTAGTTCTCCACCTCCTTCGCCGTGGAGAACTCGAGCACTTTCATGCTTATCTCCCTGGCCTCGGAGAAGCTTACCGAACGGATGAGCCTCTTCACCCTCAAGAGCGAGAAGGCGTTCATGCTGAGCTGGTCGATGCCCATTCCCAGGAATATGAGGGCATGCTCGGGCTCTCCGGCCATCTCCCCACACACGCCCACGGGGATGCCCTGGGCCTGGGCGGCGTCCGCCACGCTCTTTATGATCCTCAGTACGCCCGGGTGAAGCGGCTCGTAAAGATAGGCGACATGCTCGTTCACCCTGTCGATGGCAAGCGAGTACTGGAGGAGGTCGTTAGTGCCTATGGAAAAAAAGTCCGCCTCCTTTGCCATTATGTCAGCTATTAGCGCGGCGGAGGGGACCTCTATCATGGCCCCGACCTCGATATCGGGGTCGAAGGGCTTCTTCTCCCGCTTGAGTTCCTCCTTGGCCTCCTCCAGGAGCGCCTTGGCCCTACGAAGTTCCTCCACCCCGGAGAGCATGGGGAAGAGCACCCTTATCTTGCCCGAGGCACTTGCGCGGAGCACCGCCCTCAGCTGGGTCTTGAAGATATCGGTCCTCTTAAGCGTAAATCTAATGGCCCGAAGCCCCATCGCCGGGTTCGCCTCCTCCACGGGCTCCCCGTGAGAGAGGAGCTTGTCGCCTCCCACGTCCAGCGTCCGGATCACCACGGGGTTGGGGGCCACCTTCTTAAGCACCCTCTTGTAGGCGCGAAGGTGCTCCTCCTCGCCTGGGAGGTCGCGGCGGTTCAGGTAGAGAAACTCGCTCCTGTAGAGCCCTATCCCCTCGGCCCCGTGGTCGACGAGCGAGCTTACCTCCTCGGTCATCTCCATATTGCCGGTAAGCGATATCCTGTGGCCGTCGGTCGTCTCGGCGGGCAGGTCCTTATAGTGCAGGAGCGCCCTGCCGTAGCTCTCGTACCGCTCCCTGCGCCTTTCGTATACCTTTATAACGCTCTTGGAGGGGTTTATTATAACCGCCCCCGTCATGCCGTCCACGACGACCGTATCCCCGGTCTCGACCTTGCGGGTGACGTTTTCGAGGCCCACCACGGCCGGTATCTCAAGGGACCTCGCCACGATGGAGGTATGCGACGTCCTGCCGCCTATGTCGGTGAGGAAGGCGAGCACCTTACTGCCCGCCATCTGCGCGGTATCGGTCGGGGAGAGGTCGTGGGCAACCACCACCACGGGCTCCTTTATGTCGGACATGGTCGCCTCTTTCCTGCCCGAGAGATTCACCAGCACCCTGTCCACTATATGCTCGATGTCCGAGCCCCTCTCGCGCAGATACTCGTCGTCCATCTTGTCGAAGGTGTCCTTTATCTCCTTCAAGACGGTCCTGAGCGCCCACTCGGCGTTCGCCCTCTGGCCCTTTATCACGTCTATGGTGTCCTTGATGAGCATCCGGTCCTTCAAGATCATCAAGTGGGCGTCGATTATGCGGATGTGCTCCCTTACCTTACCCTCGACGGCAAGCTTCCTCTTTATGCGCTGAAGCTGCTCTCTCGATTGCTTGAGCGCGTCCCTGAACCTCTTTATCTCGGCGTCCGTGTCCGAGGGGTCGAGGTGGCAATAGTAGGTGGACTCGGCCATGCCCTTGTCGATACGGTAGGCCTTGCCTATGACTATCCCCGAGGAGACCCCTATGCCCCTTAAAAGGGAGACCTCTTTTGAATCGTCGGTCATTACCCGTTACTCCTCCTCATCGAAGCGCCTGTCTATAAGCTCCTCTATAGCCGCGATGGCCGCCTCCGCGTCCTCCCCCGAGACCCTTACCTCTATCTCGCTGCCCTCGGGCGCGGCCAGTATCAGAAGTCCCATGATGCTCTTGCCGTCCACCTCCTGGCCGTCCTTTGAGACGAACACATCCGCGGTGAACTTATTGGTGGTCTGCACGAAGCGTGAGGCGGCCCTGGCGTGGAGACCTAGCCTGTTCTTTATGGTAAGTGTTTTTTCAACCGACATACTCGACCCCTTTGACCCTATTTTCCCGCTTTAAGTATGTCGCCCGCGAGCACGATGCTCTCCCTGCCGTGCTCCTTTAAATGGAGGACCAGATCCGGGAAGGCGAGCTTCTCCCTGTGGCTCAGGAATTTGAGTATGACCGGCAGGTTAACGCCCGTCATCACCTCGACTTTCCCCTGCCTGAGGAGACTCAGCGCCACGTTGGTCGTGGTGCCGCCGAACATATCGGTAAAGACCATTACGCCGTCACCCCCGTCCACATCACTAACGGCGGCGACCAGCTTCTTCTTTACCGTATCGCCGGTATCCCCTTCCTCGAGCGAGACGGTACGGAGCCCGTCCGCCTCCCCGGCTATGGCCGCGGCGGCCCCGGCTATGCTCTCGGCCACGGCCCCGTGCGCTAATATCACCCCTCCTACCACGATACCTCCATTAAGGTCTCCTTGAACCCCCCGTCTTTTCCGGGTCATGCAACTTGGCCCGGAGCCGCTTTTCCAGTTCGGTGCCCGGGCGGTACCCCATAATCTTCAAGACCTGGTTCCTGGCGGCCACCTCCACGATCGTGGCCACGCTCCTGCCCGGGCTTACCGGTATCTGAAAGTACGGGAGGTCCACGCCCAGGATATCGCGGGTCTTATCCTCGAACCCCAGCCTCTCGTAATCGCCCTTCGGGTCCCAGTCCACAAGCTCCACGACAAGGTCCATCTGCTTTCTCTCCCTTATGGCCGTTATGCCGAAGAGGTCCTTGACGTTAATTATGCCCACCCCCCTTACTTCCATATGATAACGTGTAATGCCCGAGGAGCTGCCGAAAAGGGTAGCGGTGGAAAGCCTCTTTACTATCACCGCGTCGTCGGCGACGAGCCTGTAGCCCCTGGAGACCAGGTCGAGCGCGCACTCGCTCTTCCCTATGCCGCTCTTGCCGAGGATTAGCGTGCCTATGCCCAGCACGTCCGCGAGCACGCCGTGCATCGTGGTGGTGGGGGCGAGCCTGTCCTCGAGGAAGCGTATAAGCCTCTCTATCAGTATGGACGAGGTGAGCTGGGTGGATAGGACCGGGATCTGTTTTCGCCTGGTAAGGTCCAGGAGAAAGTCGGGGGCCTCTATGCCGCGCGTTACTATAATCGCCGCTATCTCGGCTTCTTCGAGTATCTTGAGCGAGAGCGCGCGCCCGTCCTGATCGAGGCTGGTAAGGTACCCTATCTCCGCGGCCCCGAATATCTGCACCCTGTCCGGGTGGAGTTCCTCAAGCAGCCCGGTCAGGAGGAGGCCCGGCTTCTGTATGCGGGGCGTGGAAATCTCCTTTGAGAGCCCGACCCGGCCGGTATCGGCTTTCAGGGCCAACGACCTCTCGTCAAGGAGTTCTTTTACGGTTATGGGCATGAACACCTCAGTGGTGGAGGACGCAGGTCGGCGCTCCACCTCTCCTTTTTAGTGCCTGATGCGGACGGCAGAGTTGAGCCTCTCGTCCTCCTCGGCTATTATCCGGTATATCTCTTCCCCGGAAGACGCCTTTATAAGCCTCTTCCTGAAACCGCTGTCCCGCAGAAGCCTTGAGATGCTCGCGAGTACCTTCAAGTGGACCGCAGTGGAGTTCTCCGGGGCGACTATCATGAAAAAGAGGTGTACGGGCTTATCGTCCATGGAGTTGAAGTCGACCCCCTTCCTGCTCCTGCCGAAAGCGACCAGCACCTCCTCTATCCCCTTTATCTTGCCGTGCGGGATGGCCACGCCGTGGCCTATACCCGTGCTGCCGAGCTTCTCCCTTTCAAGGAGCATCTCAAGGAGTTTTTCCCTGTCGAGCCCCCCCACCCTCTCACAGAGGTCCGACGCCATCTCATCAAGGAGTTCGCGCTTCTCGGAGGCCCCCAGGTCGGAGATTACGTTGTCGCGGCTCAGGACGTCGGTAAGTCTCATCGTCCTCCCCCCCCTCCCCCGCGGCTGAACATTCTCGGGCGTCATGTGGCTACCTCACACGCGTCTCTATGAGGCCGAGGCCGCCGTCCCCGCGTCTGTAGAGGACGTTTACGTTGCTCGTCGCCGCGTCGGTAAAGACCAGGAAGTCCTTCTTCACGACCTCCATCTGCATTGTCGCCTCCTCGACGGACATGGGCTTGAGGAAGACGTTCTCGGTCTTAACGATCCTTGGCGGACCCTCCTCCAAAGCGCCCTCGGGCTCGCCGCCCCTTGCACCCGCGCCCTTGTGACCCTTCACCTTTTCCTTGTGCTTCCTGACCTGCTTCTCGATCTTGTCGATGACCTTATCTATCGCCGAATACATCTCCTGGGTCTCTTCCTGCGCCTTCACGGTAAGGTTCTTGGCGACCACTGTCACCTCCGCGATATGCCTTATCTTCTCCACGCTCAGCACCCAGTGGACCTCGATAGGATCGGCGAGGTACTTCCGTATCCTTTCGGTCTTCTCCTCTGCGTACTCCTTTATTGCGTCCGACGAACCGATGTGCCTGAAAGTAAAGGTGACCTGCATCTTTCTCCTCCGATTTTTTACGTTATTAGAATCAAAACGGACTCTTCCTCTTGCCGGCCGGGAGAATCCCCATCTCTTCCCTGTACTTGGTTACGGTCCTCCTTGCCAGGACGATGCCGGCCTCCTTCAGGAGGTCGGCTACCTTCCGGTCGCTCGACGGGCTCCTTGAGTCCTCCGCCCCTATTATGTCCTTGAGCTTCTCCTTTACGTATTCGGCCGTGGTATCGCTCCCGTCGGCACGGCTCATCCCCGTGGAAAAGAAGTACTTGAGCTCGAATATGCCTCTCGGGGTGTGCGCGTACTTGTTGGAGGTAACGCGGCTTATCGTGGACTCGTGCATCCCGATATCCTCGGCGACGTCCTTCAGGACGATGGGCTTCAGGTGCTCCAACCCCTTGTCGAGGAACTCCCTCTGGAACTTTACGATACTCTCCGCGACCCTGCATATGGTCCTCTGTCTCTGATAGACGCTCTTTATGAGCCACGCGGCGGAGCGGAGCCTGTCCCGTATGTAGCCCTTGTCCGCCCGCGACACGCCGTCGCCTCCCTTGATCACCTTCCTGTAGTACCCGCTTATCTTCAGCTTCGGCATGCCGTCCTCGTTAAGCGTCACCACGTATTCGTCGCCGACCTTCTGTATATAGACGTCCGGGATTATAGTCCGCGACTCGTCGACGCCGAAGCCGGCGCCGGGCGCGGGGTTGAGCGACCCGGTTATCATCCTCGTCCCCTCGACCACCTCGTCGATCGATATGCCCATCTCCCTGGCGATGGCCTTATAGTTCCTGTTAGCAAGCTGCCGGAGGTGGCCGGAGATTATCCCCTCGACGACCGTATCCCTCACCGGCAGGCGCCTGGCCTGAAAGAGCAGGCACTGGACGGTGCTTACGGCCCCCACCCCCGCCGGGTCGAAGCCGCGTACGGCCTCGAGCACCCTCGCCGTGTCCTCGACCGGGAGGGTGGTTTGGGAGGCTATCTCGTTTACGGTGGCGGCCTCGTGCTCCTCCTCGCCCATACCCTCCTTATCGACCACCCTCAGGTAGCCACTCTCGTCTATATTTCCGATTATAAACTCGCCCGCCTTTATCTCCTCTTCGCTAAGGTCTGAAAGTTTCAGTTGCAAGAGAAGGTGCTCTTCGAGGCTGCCGCCGGGGCGTGATATGTTCTCCAGGTAGTTGTCATCCTCTCTGCCGCCGCTAAAGCTCGTCCCCGGCAGGCTGCGGTTTTCAGAGTCTTCGAGATACGCCTCCCAGTCCATCTCCGGCACCGATTGCTCCTGGGCGGGCTCCGGCGCCCCCTCGCCCCCCTCGACCCCCCCAACCCCCTCCGACCCCATCTGCTCCTTAGCGGCGTCCTCCCCTTCCCCCCCTTCTCCTTCTGACGGGCCTGCCTCTTCGAGGACCGGGTTGCTCTGGAGCTCCTCGGACACGAGCGCTTCGAGTTCCAGCCTTGAAAGCTGAAGCATCTTTATGGCCATCCGCAGCTGCGGGGTCATAAGGAGTTTCTGGCTGAGTCTCAGTTCCTGTTTGAGTTCGTATCCCATTTTAAGTGCCGTTATGCGTGTACGTTATACGTGATGCGGAAAGAAAAAGTCTTTTACGTATAACGCATCACGCACACGCATCACGGGTTTATTCCCGCATCACGGGTTTATTACAGCTTGAACCTGTCGCCCAGGTACACCTCCCTGACCTGTCCGTTATCCACTATCTCGTCCGGCGTGCCGTCGGCCAGTATCCTGCCGCCGTCTATTATATAAGCCCTGTCGCATATGCCGAGCGTGGCGCCCACGTTGTGGTCGGTCACGAGTATGCCCATCCCCTTTTCCTTCAACTCCACCACTATGTCCTGCACGTCCCCGACGGTTATCGGATCTATGCCCGAGAACGGCTCGTCGAGGAGGAGGAAGTTCGGGGAGGTGACCATGGCCCTGGCTATCTCCACCCTCCTCCTCTCCCCTCCGGAGAGCTGGTAGGCACGGACCCCTGCCAGACGCGCCACCCCGAGTTCTTCGAGGTGGACGTTCGTCCTCTCCCTCACCTCCGCGTCCGGGAGGCCGAGGGTCTCAACTATGGCCCTTACGTTCTCCTCGACCGTCAGTTTCCTGAAGACCGATGGTTCCTGCGGGAGATAGCCTATGCCTCGCCTGGCCCTCTCGTACATGGGCATGGCGGTTATGTCCTCATCCCCCGCCCGTACCACGCCCCCGTCCGGGCTCACGAGCCCCACTATCATATAGAAAGTGGTGGTCTTGCCGGCCCCGTTCGGCCCCAGGAGCCCCACGACCTCTCCGGGCCCTACCGAGAGGGATACGCCGTCGACCACCTTCCTCGTGCGGAAGGATTTAGCGAGCCCCTCTGCAGATATCCTCTCCACTCTTATCGCTCTCCGTCCCCGCCGCCCCCGCCGCCTCTTCCGGGCAGTCCTTCTCGGGCATTATCACGGCCCTTACCCTGCCGCCTTTGCTGCTCTCCACGACCGAACTATCGTCTTCGAGGTTTATGGTTATCCTGGCCCCCGTAACGGTATCCGCGCACTGCCGGACCACCGGACGGCCCGTAAGTACGACGGTCCTTCCCGCCCTCTCGTATACGGCCTTCGTGGCCGTGGCGGTTTTGTTTCCACTGACTATCAAGACGTTCCCCGTGGCCACTATCTCTCTCACTTCGTCCTTGTCGCTATAGTGCATGGTCAACTCGTCCGAGCATAAGACGAAGTCCCCCTTCGCGGCCACGTCCCCCCTGAAGACCACGACCTTTCCCGAGGTATCGGCCTCCATCGTGTCGGAGGTTATGACGACGGGGGAGTCAAGCTTCATTTCCTTCGCTTCTTCCGCGGCCACAGTACTCTGTGCGGACGATAAAAGTACAGCCACGGCCAGGGGGAAAAACGGGGAAAATGGAAAAAATGGAAAAAATGGAAAAAAACCCCTGGCGGCGTATCCGCCGCATTGCCTCCCTTTAAATAGAAACATCGCTAAGTACCGTCTTTACGTCCCGGAGCACCGAAAAGCCCCCCCCTTCGACGTTCATCCTGAAACCCACGCCGGTAATCTTCATGCCCCTGGAGAGCAGTTCGACCTCCACCTCCGAAGTCGCCTCCCTGGAACGGGTCGAGTAGTCAAGCCTTTCGGTCAGGAGGCTGTACCCGTCATCGGAGACCACCTTCACCGCGCCCGTTATCTCTATCCGCTCGTTCTTTTCGCTGTACCTACCCTCTTTTCCGGTAAGGGTATAGGTGCCCCCGTCCTTCGAATAGAAGATGAACCGGACGTTTTCGAAGACCGTTAAGTCCTCGTCGGCGAGACGGGTGGCGGAGTCGGCCTCCATCTCCCACTCCGTCACGCCGTCCTTGGTGCCGTAGTAGCGGATCTCGTCCATGCCGCCGCCGGCCTCGAGAGAGGCGACCTGTGCGGCCATGGAGGCGAGTTCCATGGCCTTATTGACCTTCGCGTTCATAAGTACCGCGACGGCCAGACCGGCCACAGAGACTATGACGAACCCGAAAAGGAGTATCCTCGTTCTGCGCTTCATAGCATAAAAAATAAGCCCGTTCCCGACGACCCACCTGGGCGGGGGGCGGGGGGGAAATAGAGTGACAATTATGGGGCTCTGAGGAGCCCCATATGCAGTCAAAACGGACCACTTCAGTCCATTACGGGCAAGCGTAGCAAGAACTATGCCCAAGTGAAATTATACCACCGGGCTCGGGGGGTGTAAAGGGCTTTCCCCCTACCCCCCTTACCGTGAATGGCCGCTTACCAACTGGTCCCACTTCCCCTGAGTCCGGAGGATAAGCTCCGCCACCTCCCGTACCGCCCCCCGGCCACCCGGCCTTTCGGTCACATAGTCGGCCCTGGCCCGCACCTCGCCTACCGCGTCGCTCACCGAGGCGGAAAAGCCCACCCGTGTAAGGACCGGGAGGTCGGGAAGGTCGTCCCCTATGTAGGCCGCCTCAGGGGGAGTGATACCGAGCTTGCCGAGTATCTCCTCGAACGCATCATCCTTGTTTTCCACTCCCTGATAGACGAACTTTATGCCTAGCTCTCCGGCCCTGCGCTTGACTATGCCTGAGCTCCTGACGGTTATAATCGCGCACTCGATCCCGGCCTTTACCAAAAACTTTATCCCGTGGCCGTCGTGGGCATGGAAGCTCTTTATCTCGTCCCCCTGCTCCGTATAGCTGATCCTGCCGTCGGTCAAAACGCCGTCCACGTCGAGGATCAGGAGTTTTACGGCCTTAACCTTCCGGACGAGATCATCACTTAAAATATCCGCCATCGTCCCCTCCTGTAATAAGGTATCGACACCCTGCCGTATGCTACCACTTATACGGCCCCTATTGCCACGGTAAAAGCAAAGTCCATCCCCTCGCCAGCTCCGAGGCTGAAAGGTTTCAAAAAGACCAGGCACGTGCCCTGGTAGTTCCTCTCGAAGCCGGCCTCGGAGAGCGAGACCGTCTCCACGGGGAAGTGCCAGAGCGTTACGGGCCCTTTGAAGCTGAAACCGACCTTGACCCCGGCAAACCGGTCGGTTAGCTCCACTGCTTCAACCCCGCCTGCCTCTCCGGAAGCGTCAAGGCCGACGGTGTGGCCTCCTATACTTAACGAACAGGCCGGGCCGTTGCAGCCCGGCAGGCAGAGGTTCAGCTCCACGGCGAGCCTTGCTTTGACCGGGCCGCTGGCCGCGTTCTCTACCCGGTAGGTAACGGAAAAGGTGGACGGGCCCGCGACGATCTCTTTTCTCACGACTATCCCCTCGCCGCCGACTACTCCTCCCCTCGAAAGCACGACCCCCTTGCCTTTAATCTCTACGGCGTAACTCCCGTTGGAAAAGTCCCCGAGGTCGGTATACTCGGAGGACCGGAAGGCCTCGACGGTCTCATCGTCTCCGAGGAAGTGGTCCCTCAGCGAACTCCTCCTTAAGCGGTCGAACTTCAAGTACCTGTCGAGCCCCTTTTCCTTAAGCGGCGTGCTGTCGTGGATGCTTTTACCAACCCCTCCACCCCTTTCCTTTTCGAAGACGGCCTCCTTGAGCTTCTCATGGTAGCCTTCCCTCCATCTCGAAAACGTGTTGAAGAGATTTACGGCCCCGGGGTTCCAGTCGAGTTCGACGAGCGTGCCGCCGCGCTCCGGGCTCAGGAAGAGGGATAGCTTTTCGGTCCTCACGACGACCTCGTCGAAGGTGTCGGCATCGAGGTCGCGGCTCTCCACGGACGGCTTTATGCCCACGGCATTTTCGGCCTTTATCAGGTTCTCGTATACGGCGGTCCGAAGGTGAGGCAGATAGAGTCCTCCGAAGACCCCGTGCCAGTAGGCGTCGTTGCACTGTGACATGTATAGACGGCGGAGCGCCTCCCCGGCGCCTTTCCGCTTCCGGCCTGCGGCTGCCGCCGCCACGGCCCGGCTCGCGCCGAGCATCCTCTTATGCATCCAGTCGGCCTCGGGGTACTTGGCGAGGAAGTTCCGCCACGCCCCGCCGTGGAGGAACCTCTTGACCCTCTCTCCATCTTCCCATGCCTTAAGCTCTTCAGTGAGGGCCGCGTAGTCGGCCGAGGCATCGGGCGGCAAGGCCCAGCCGCCCATCTCCATATAGGAGGTGGTGGGAAGGTAGACCCTCCCGAGCGGCCCTTCCATATCCATATACTCCGAGAAGGTGCGCGGCGTGAGCCACCCGTCCGAGCCCTCGATCTTCTCAAGGAATTTTCCAAGCCAGCGCTCCTTATAGACCCATTTGGCCGTACCGGGCCATACGCCGAACTTCTCTCCGTCGTCGGCGAATATGGCGGCGCGGCCCTTCTTCCCCGTGGAAAAACCCTTGAGATACCCCTCGAAGCTATCGACCGGCTCGAACGGTATCAGGTACCTGAGCCTCTCGCTCCCGGGAAAGACCTTTACCGGGGCGCCCTGGTCCTCGGTAACGTAGTAGCCGCCGAGCTCGTCCGGCTTGAGGCCGGACTTTATGAAGTGGTAGTCGTCCACCACGACGTACTCGACGCCGGCTTCCTTAAGGAAGGACGGAAGGGTCGGGTCCCAGACCCTCTCGGCGAGCCATATCCCTCGGGGCCTCGTGCCGAAGAGTTTTTCGATCCTGTCGGAGAAGGAGGTTATCTGCCCCACCCTGTCGGCCGGGGGTATTATGGAGAGTATGGGCTCGTAGTAGCCCCCTCCCATTATCTCGACCTGTCCCCTATCGACCATAGCGCCGAGCATCTCGATATACTCCGGATGCTCGTCCGCGAACCAGTCGAGGAGAAAGCCGGAGGTATGGAGGGAAATTTTTATCGCGGGATGCTTTGAAAGCTCTTCGAGGAACGGGAGGTAGGCCCTTCCATACGCGTCGTCGAGGACGTGAGGGAAGTTGCCCACCGGCTGGTGGTTGTGTATGCAGAAGATAAAGGAGGTCATAGGAGCTCTACCACGTGGGCCACCCTCGCCTCTACCCCCGAGCGGTGGAGCCCGTCCTTTATCTGGACTATGCAGCCCGGACAGGCCGTTGCGACCACCGGGGCCCCGGTCGCGCGTATGGACTCGGCCTTCTTCCCGGCTATCTCGCTCGACGTATCGTAGTCCGAGAAGGCCAGGCCGCCGCCGAGCCCGCAGCATTCGGAAGGGCCCTCCATCTCGGCAAGTGCGAATCCAGCCCCCTCCAGGAGCGCCCTCGGCTCTTCTCTTATCCCCTGGAACCTGCCGAGGTGGCAGGGGTCGTGGTAGGTGACGGGCGTACCTCTCGGAAGAGAGCCCTCCCCTCCACCATTGTACGACAGCTCGCCGGCGAGAAGCTCGGTTATGTCGCGGACCCGTGAGGAAAACTTTTCCACCCTCTCTCTCATCTCCGGCCCCTCGTCGGCGAGCACCTTCATGAAGACACTCTTTAACGCGTGGGTGCACGTGGCACAAGAGGTGGTTATATAGTCGAGCCCTTCGTCCTCGAAGGCCTCGATATTTTTAAGCGCAAGGCTCTTAGCCGTCTCCACGTCCCCCATCGAAAGCGCGGGCATGCCGCAGCATATCTGCCCGGACGGCACCACGGCCTTTGCCCCGGCCTTTTTAAGGACCCTGAGCGTTGCCTCCCCTATACCCGGCAGCAGATAGTTTACCCCGCAGCCCGCGAAGAAACCGACCGTGGGTACCCCGTCTTTTTTTCCCCCGGCCTCCGAGAGTGAACTCACCTCGGGGCTGTCGAGGAAGAACGTCTCCGGGAGTTTTGGGATGAGCCTGCCGTCGCCTATGAGCGGGAGCGGGAAGCGGCTTAGGAGCCCGCTCTCGACGGTCGAGGACTTGAGGACCAGGGAAAAAACT
It encodes the following:
- the lptA gene encoding lipopolysaccharide transport periplasmic protein LptA — protein: MKLDSPVVITSDTMEADTSGKVVVFRGDVAAKGDFVLCSDELTMHYSDKDEVREIVATGNVLIVSGNKTATATKAVYERAGRTVVLTGRPVVRQCADTVTGARITINLEDDSSVVESSKGGRVRAVIMPEKDCPEEAAGAAGTESDKSGEDICRGAR
- the lptC gene encoding LPS export ABC transporter periplasmic protein LptC; the encoded protein is MKRRTRILLFGFVIVSVAGLAVAVLMNAKVNKAMELASMAAQVASLEAGGGMDEIRYYGTKDGVTEWEMEADSATRLADEDLTVFENVRFIFYSKDGGTYTLTGKEGRYSEKNERIEITGAVKVVSDDGYSLLTERLDYSTRSREATSEVEVELLSRGMKITGVGFRMNVEGGGFSVLRDVKTVLSDVSI
- a CDS encoding HAD-IIIA family hydrolase translates to MADILSDDLVRKVKAVKLLILDVDGVLTDGRISYTEQGDEIKSFHAHDGHGIKFLVKAGIECAIITVRSSGIVKRRAGELGIKFVYQGVENKDDAFEEILGKLGITPPEAAYIGDDLPDLPVLTRVGFSASVSDAVGEVRARADYVTERPGGRGAVREVAELILRTQGKWDQLVSGHSR
- a CDS encoding alpha-amylase/4-alpha-glucanotransferase domain-containing protein, which translates into the protein MTSFIFCIHNHQPVGNFPHVLDDAYGRAYLPFLEELSKHPAIKISLHTSGFLLDWFADEHPEYIEMLGAMVDRGQVEIMGGGYYEPILSIIPPADRVGQITSFSDRIEKLFGTRPRGIWLAERVWDPTLPSFLKEAGVEYVVVDDYHFIKSGLKPDELGGYYVTEDQGAPVKVFPGSERLRYLIPFEPVDSFEGYLKGFSTGKKGRAAIFADDGEKFGVWPGTAKWVYKERWLGKFLEKIEGSDGWLTPRTFSEYMDMEGPLGRVYLPTTSYMEMGGWALPPDASADYAALTEELKAWEDGERVKRFLHGGAWRNFLAKYPEADWMHKRMLGASRAVAAAAAGRKRKGAGEALRRLYMSQCNDAYWHGVFGGLYLPHLRTAVYENLIKAENAVGIKPSVESRDLDADTFDEVVVRTEKLSLFLSPERGGTLVELDWNPGAVNLFNTFSRWREGYHEKLKEAVFEKERGGGVGKSIHDSTPLKEKGLDRYLKFDRLRRSSLRDHFLGDDETVEAFRSSEYTDLGDFSNGSYAVEIKGKGVVLSRGGVVGGEGIVVRKEIVAGPSTFSVTYRVENAASGPVKARLAVELNLCLPGCNGPACSLSIGGHTVGLDASGEAGGVEAVELTDRFAGVKVGFSFKGPVTLWHFPVETVSLSEAGFERNYQGTCLVFLKPFSLGAGEGMDFAFTVAIGAV
- a CDS encoding (Fe-S)-binding protein: MKGLKEYTKELDACVRCGACRSVCPTFGVIGREPVSPRGKLAMMEARSKGEERFGEAYLSHIGACTLCGACMENCPKGVDVPTCVLAARAEAIREGDGSPLASFVVKNLLNSERLMPWAMKVAARLKVFSLVLKSSTVESGLLSRFPLPLIGDGRLIPKLPETFFLDSPEVSSLSEAGGKKDGVPTVGFFAGCGVNYLLPGIGEATLRVLKKAGAKAVVPSGQICCGMPALSMGDVETAKSLALKNIEAFEDEGLDYITTSCATCTHALKSVFMKVLADEGPEMRERVEKFSSRVRDITELLAGELSYNGGGEGSLPRGTPVTYHDPCHLGRFQGIREEPRALLEGAGFALAEMEGPSECCGLGGGLAFSDYDTSSEIAGKKAESIRATGAPVVATACPGCIVQIKDGLHRSGVEARVAHVVELL